AACCGAGCTCGTCCAATCGGACCAGGTCCAGATCGAACCCGGCCGGACCCGGGTCGCGTTCGCCGACCGCCCCCCGGCCCCGGGCATCCACGTGTATCGGCTGGAGGTCGTCGTCCCAGAGGACCCGGTGCCGGAGAACAATGCCCTCACCTGGGCGGTGACGGTGGGGGAGGCCCCGGCGGTGTTGGTGGTGGGCCAAGGGGAGAGCGCGGTAGATCAGCTCCTCGCCGCGGCCGGGGTGGCCTTCGCCCGGCGGGATTTCCTTTCCTGCGAGGACTTGGGCGACGTGCGGCTGGTGATCCTGGACGACTACCCGCTGGGGCTGATCGGGGAACGAGCCCTGGCGGGGCTGCGGGTGTACGTGGCCGGAGGTGGGGGGCTCCTGGTCATCCAGGGCCGCCGGGCGGTGGCCGGCTACGTGGGGCCGGTGGAGGAGCTGCTGCCGGTGACCTACGCGGTGCCGGAGCGCCTGGAGGAGGCGACCGCAGCGGTGCTGTTCGTGCTGGACCGGTCGTCGTCCATGGCCGGGCGCTCCCAGGGGATGGCCAAGATCGACCTCCTCAAGGAGGCCGCGGCGGCGGCGGTGGAGGTGATGCCCCCTGAGGACATCGTCGGGGCATTGGCGTTTGACCGGTTCGTGCACTGGCTGGTGCGCCCGGCCCCGGTGGCCGAGGCGGCAGAACCCCTGTTCCAGGCCCTGCGCGGGCTTTCCCCGAGCGGGGGCACGGACGTGTACCCGGCGATGGAGGAGGCGCTTTCGACCTTGGCCGAGGTGCCCGCCCGCATCCGCCACATCATCGTCATCTCCGACGGGAAGACCCTCCGCGAGGACCGGGATTTCCCTATCCTGTATCGGAAGGTTGCCGAATCCGGGATCGGGGTGTCGGCGATCGGCATCGGGAGGGACTCCGACGTGGAGGTAATGGCCGGGCTGGCCCAGGCCGGCCACGGACAGTTCCTGCTCTTGGCGGACATCCAGGACCTGCGGCCGGTATTGGTGCAGGAGACGGAACGGGTGGTGCGGCCGCGGTTTGTCGAGCGGGAGACGTCGGTCCTCCCCGGGCCGGCCGCCCGAACCTTGCCGCTTGCGGAGGCGCTCCCGCCGCTTTCCGGGTACACGCTGACGTTCCCCAAGCCGACCGCGGAGGTGGGGCTGATCACCCCAGCCGGGGACCCCCTGGTGGCCACGTGGCGGATCGGCCTCGGCCAGGTGGCGGTGATCAACACCGACCTCGCCGGGGTTTGGTCACAGGGGTGGCTGTCCTCCCCGGCGCTGGGGCGCCTGTGGGGGGCGTTGGTCGGCGGGCTGTGGACGGGACGGCGACCGGTCCGGGTGGACTGGAAGGTAGATGGAAGCTCGCTCAAGCTCGCGGTGGAGGTGGAAGAGGGAGGGCGGTGGGTGAACGGGCTGAGCTTGAGCGGGGAGCTCGTGAGCGGGGGGGAGCGTCGGACGCTCGTCTTCAGCCAGGTGGCCCCGGGCCGGTACGAGGCGGAGCTGCCGGTCCCCGCGCCAGGGGCGCACCTGCTCGCGGTGAGCGAGCCCTCCGGCCGGTACGGGGGGGCGTTCCCCGTGGCCCT
This genomic interval from Candidatus Acetothermia bacterium contains the following:
- a CDS encoding VWA domain-containing protein, translated to MRFLVPWGLVGLIPALAVLALSLRKGRPLLGRALTLTLLALAFAQPEVSLRRSEETIFLLLDRSASVGEEAEAALEELRTALAGRGARVGVVSFGGSPQVDRWPGPGMPGAAASLAQVERYATDIGAAVDLALALAPSGPTQLVLVSDGRATHGDALAAAARARARGIPISAFPVSRADLLRVADLSGPRDAPLGTVTLEAMIEASYPVTATAALFRGTELVQSDQVQIEPGRTRVAFADRPPAPGIHVYRLEVVVPEDPVPENNALTWAVTVGEAPAVLVVGQGESAVDQLLAAAGVAFARRDFLSCEDLGDVRLVILDDYPLGLIGERALAGLRVYVAGGGGLLVIQGRRAVAGYVGPVEELLPVTYAVPERLEEATAAVLFVLDRSSSMAGRSQGMAKIDLLKEAAAAAVEVMPPEDIVGALAFDRFVHWLVRPAPVAEAAEPLFQALRGLSPSGGTDVYPAMEEALSTLAEVPARIRHIIVISDGKTLREDRDFPILYRKVAESGIGVSAIGIGRDSDVEVMAGLAQAGHGQFLLLADIQDLRPVLVQETERVVRPRFVERETSVLPGPAARTLPLAEALPPLSGYTLTFPKPTAEVGLITPAGDPLVATWRIGLGQVAVINTDLAGVWSQGWLSSPALGRLWGALVGGLWTGRRPVRVDWKVDGSSLKLAVEVEEGGRWVNGLSLSGELVSGGERRTLVFSQVAPGRYEAELPVPAPGAHLLAVSEPSGRYGGAFPVALPYPEELAAFGADLDALRQIARVSGGTIIADELLPPPPGTGQDWLPLGRALLWGAAGTLLLDLALRKLVR